Proteins encoded within one genomic window of Sphaerotilus montanus:
- a CDS encoding aminotransferase-like domain-containing protein, producing MDHANDTLYLQIAERIAHPIRSGTLARGERIPSVRELARQQGVSLSTVVQAYRTLEDARLIEARPRSGYFVAARAPRPPEPEPSRPPADSQPVDVSSLGAQVMQLATDPRFLSFGAACPSGELFAQDRVRRAVSRAAQRHRATLCQYPIGPGNEQLRRAIARYAMGLGCQLDARELLVTNGCLEAISLCLRAVTQPGDVVALESPSYFGFLEILESMHLRALEIPTHPRTGLSLDALQLAFDTQPVKAVLAVPTLSNPIGASMPLAERKRLAQMVAERGIPLIEDVLYNDLAEQDDRRRAVKSFDTTGHVMVCGSFSKTVAPGIRLGWVEAGRWGAQVRRLKAVHSGGHTELLELAMADLLTQAGSESAYRQLRATIAARVDEARGLIAESFPRGTRVTDPAGGYILWVELPPGSDSLALFHACLAEHICFAPGTMFSATDRYRRCLRLGVGGRWDAEQRAGLRRIGELARAMLG from the coding sequence ATGGACCACGCCAACGACACCCTGTACCTGCAGATCGCCGAACGCATCGCCCACCCGATCCGCTCGGGCACGCTGGCCCGCGGCGAGCGCATCCCTTCGGTGCGCGAACTGGCGCGGCAGCAGGGCGTGTCGCTGTCCACCGTCGTGCAGGCCTACCGCACGCTCGAAGACGCCCGGCTGATCGAGGCCCGCCCGCGCTCGGGCTACTTCGTCGCCGCCCGTGCGCCCCGCCCGCCCGAGCCGGAACCGTCGCGCCCGCCGGCCGATTCGCAGCCGGTCGACGTCAGCTCGCTCGGCGCCCAGGTGATGCAGCTCGCCACCGACCCGCGCTTCCTCTCCTTCGGCGCCGCCTGCCCGAGCGGCGAGCTGTTCGCGCAGGACCGCGTGCGCCGCGCCGTCAGCCGCGCCGCACAGCGCCACCGCGCGACGCTGTGCCAGTACCCGATCGGCCCCGGCAACGAGCAGTTGCGCCGCGCCATCGCCCGCTACGCGATGGGCCTGGGCTGCCAGCTCGATGCGCGCGAGCTGCTCGTCACCAACGGCTGCCTGGAGGCGATCAGCCTGTGCCTGCGCGCCGTGACGCAGCCGGGCGACGTGGTGGCGCTGGAGTCGCCGTCGTACTTCGGTTTCCTCGAAATCCTCGAAAGCATGCACCTGCGCGCGCTGGAGATCCCCACACATCCGCGCACCGGGCTGTCGCTGGACGCGCTGCAGCTCGCCTTCGACACGCAGCCGGTCAAGGCGGTGCTGGCGGTGCCGACGCTCTCCAACCCGATCGGCGCGTCGATGCCGCTGGCCGAGCGCAAGCGGCTGGCGCAGATGGTGGCCGAGCGCGGCATCCCGCTGATCGAGGACGTGCTCTACAACGACCTCGCCGAACAGGACGACCGCCGCCGCGCCGTCAAGTCCTTCGACACCACGGGCCACGTGATGGTCTGCGGCTCGTTCTCGAAGACGGTGGCGCCGGGCATCCGGCTGGGCTGGGTCGAGGCGGGGCGCTGGGGGGCGCAGGTCCGCCGCTTGAAAGCCGTGCATTCGGGCGGGCACACGGAGCTGCTGGAGCTGGCGATGGCCGATCTGCTGACCCAGGCGGGCAGCGAATCCGCCTACCGCCAGTTGCGCGCCACGATCGCCGCCCGGGTGGACGAGGCACGCGGCCTGATCGCCGAGAGCTTTCCGCGTGGCACGCGGGTGACCGACCCGGCGGGCGGCTACATCCTGTGGGTCGAGCTGCCGCCGGGGAGCGACTCGCTGGCGCTGTTCCACGCCTGCCTGGCCGAGCACATCTGCTTCGCGCCGGGGACGATGTTCAGCGCGACCGACCGCTACCGGCGCTGCCTGCGGCTGGGGGTCGGCGGGCGCTGGGATGCCGAGCAGCGGGCCGGGCTGCGGCGCATCGGCGAGCTGGCGCGGGCTATGCTCGGTTGA
- a CDS encoding DUF2917 domain-containing protein, whose translation MDTTLHFTPSSPLSLRPGAVLTLARPHDGYTRVQVDAGRIWLTQSGDAGDHFLAAGEDWLLCGAGEVVIECDGAETARVQVWHAGVRPAAAHSRVSPARAAPPAPSAWAGRCAPGHSG comes from the coding sequence ATGGACACCACCTTGCACTTCACCCCCTCGTCCCCGCTCAGCCTGCGCCCCGGCGCGGTGCTGACGCTGGCCCGGCCGCACGACGGCTATACCCGGGTGCAGGTCGATGCCGGCCGCATCTGGCTGACCCAGTCGGGCGACGCTGGCGACCATTTTCTCGCGGCGGGCGAGGACTGGCTGCTGTGCGGCGCGGGCGAGGTGGTGATCGAGTGCGACGGCGCGGAGACGGCGCGCGTGCAGGTCTGGCACGCCGGGGTGCGCCCGGCCGCCGCACACAGCCGCGTCAGCCCAGCGCGAGCCGCTCCACCAGCGCCATCTGCCTGGGCAGGCAGATGCGCTCCAGGTCATAGCGGCTGA
- a CDS encoding glycosyltransferase, which yields MRLLFVHQNFPGQYVHLAPALVQAGHEVRALMLEPTARDLPGVAGTRYKVLRGSTPNIHPWAGEFETKVLRGEGAARAALAMRQQGFTPDVICAHPGWGEALFLRDIWPEARQLHFVEWYYGWDGHDVTFDPEFPPRSIDARLRIRTKNTHLLHGLMDMDAGISPTTWQRSTVPELFRPKVEVIHDGVDTQVIQPNADAVFECALPGSSARLRLTRQDQVISFINRNFEPNRGYHAFLRALPAMLARCPQAQVVMVGADGVSYGAKSEDGRSWRDRFLDEIRPQLTPAQIARLHFVGRLPHAQLIRLYQVTRAHVYLTYPFVLSWSMLEAMSAGALVIGSRTAPVEEVIEHGRNGWLVDFFDRDGLARAMCEALEAPPGAHDALRSNARETIVSRYDLERICLPRQMALVERLALG from the coding sequence ATGCGTCTACTCTTCGTTCACCAGAATTTTCCGGGCCAGTACGTTCACCTCGCACCTGCCCTGGTGCAAGCCGGCCATGAAGTCCGTGCGCTGATGCTGGAGCCCACGGCACGCGATCTGCCCGGTGTGGCCGGCACGCGCTACAAGGTCCTGCGCGGCAGCACGCCGAACATCCACCCCTGGGCCGGCGAGTTCGAGACCAAGGTCCTGCGTGGGGAAGGGGCCGCGCGGGCGGCCCTGGCGATGCGCCAGCAGGGCTTCACGCCGGACGTCATCTGTGCCCATCCCGGCTGGGGAGAAGCCCTGTTCCTGCGCGACATCTGGCCCGAGGCGCGACAGTTGCACTTCGTCGAGTGGTACTACGGCTGGGATGGCCACGACGTCACCTTCGACCCCGAGTTTCCGCCGCGCAGCATCGACGCGCGCCTGCGCATCCGCACCAAGAACACCCACCTGCTGCACGGCCTGATGGACATGGATGCCGGCATCTCGCCGACCACGTGGCAACGCTCGACCGTGCCGGAGCTCTTCCGCCCGAAGGTCGAGGTCATCCACGACGGCGTGGACACGCAGGTCATCCAGCCGAACGCGGACGCGGTGTTCGAGTGCGCCCTGCCCGGCTCGTCCGCACGGCTGCGTCTGACGCGCCAGGACCAGGTCATCAGCTTCATCAACCGCAACTTCGAGCCCAACCGCGGCTACCACGCCTTCCTGCGCGCACTGCCGGCGATGCTGGCGCGCTGCCCGCAGGCGCAGGTGGTGATGGTCGGTGCCGACGGGGTGTCCTACGGCGCGAAGTCCGAGGACGGCCGCTCCTGGCGCGACCGCTTCCTCGACGAGATCCGCCCGCAACTCACCCCCGCGCAGATCGCCCGGCTGCACTTCGTCGGCCGCCTGCCCCATGCCCAGCTGATCCGGCTCTACCAGGTCACGCGGGCCCACGTCTACCTGACCTACCCGTTCGTGCTGTCCTGGTCGATGCTGGAGGCGATGTCGGCCGGGGCGCTGGTGATCGGCTCGCGCACCGCGCCGGTCGAGGAAGTGATCGAGCACGGCCGCAACGGCTGGCTGGTCGATTTCTTCGACCGCGACGGCCTGGCCCGCGCCATGTGCGAGGCGCTGGAGGCCCCGCCCGGCGCCCACGACGCGCTGCGCAGCAACGCCCGCGAAACCATCGTCAGCCGCTATGACCTGGAGCGCATCTGCCTGCCCAGGCAGATGGCGCTGGTGGAGCGGCTCGCGCTGGGCTGA